A DNA window from Pseudarthrobacter sp. W1I19 contains the following coding sequences:
- a CDS encoding Ku protein, translating into MRAIWKGAIAFGLVNVPVKVYSATEDHDISLHQVHNADGGRIRYQRRCEVCSQVIDYSDIEKAYEEDGKTVVLSKDELKAIPAENSHEIEVVQFVPSEQLEPMMFEKSYYLEPDSKSPKAYVLLRRALEDTDRVAIVQFALREKTRLGALRIKDDVLVLQSLLWPDEVREANFPSLDVSIKISPQERDMSAALVESMAADFDPEHFTDDYQVQLRQLIEAKLEQGDALDTEETFGVEAGEGGKGEVIDLMEALKRSLDRKRGGGAGTAAGGSDDAAGSPESEDDEETAAKPARKRAAAGKATESKSAETKSTAGKTTASKNTASRTTAKSTDSKSAAKTGTTKSTAAKSTASKTADKPAAKTAAGKATSTRARKPA; encoded by the coding sequence ATGAGAGCCATCTGGAAAGGTGCCATCGCGTTTGGCCTGGTCAACGTACCCGTGAAGGTCTACAGCGCAACCGAAGATCATGACATCAGTCTGCACCAGGTCCACAATGCCGACGGCGGCCGGATCCGCTACCAGCGCAGGTGCGAGGTGTGCAGCCAGGTCATCGATTACTCGGACATCGAGAAGGCCTACGAGGAGGACGGCAAGACTGTGGTCCTCTCCAAGGACGAGCTCAAGGCCATCCCAGCAGAGAACAGCCACGAGATCGAGGTGGTGCAGTTCGTCCCGTCCGAGCAGCTCGAACCCATGATGTTCGAGAAGAGCTACTACCTGGAGCCGGACTCCAAATCGCCCAAGGCCTACGTGCTGCTCAGGCGCGCGCTGGAGGACACGGACAGGGTGGCCATCGTCCAGTTCGCGCTGCGCGAGAAGACCCGGCTGGGGGCGCTCCGGATTAAGGACGACGTCCTGGTGCTGCAGTCCCTGCTCTGGCCGGACGAAGTCCGCGAAGCAAACTTCCCTTCCCTGGACGTATCCATCAAGATCTCCCCGCAGGAGCGGGACATGTCCGCGGCCCTGGTGGAATCCATGGCCGCCGACTTCGATCCGGAGCACTTCACCGACGACTACCAGGTGCAGCTGCGCCAGCTCATTGAGGCCAAACTCGAGCAGGGCGATGCTCTCGACACCGAAGAAACATTTGGCGTGGAGGCCGGTGAAGGCGGCAAGGGCGAAGTCATCGACCTGATGGAGGCGCTGAAGCGGAGCCTGGACCGGAAACGTGGGGGAGGGGCTGGAACTGCTGCCGGCGGCTCCGACGACGCAGCTGGCTCCCCGGAATCCGAGGACGACGAAGAGACTGCTGCCAAGCCGGCGCGCAAGCGGGCTGCGGCCGGCAAAGCGACGGAAAGCAAGTCCGCTGAAACCAAGTCCACGGCCGGCAAGACCACCGCGAGCAAGAACACCGCGAGCAGAACCACCGCCAAGTCCACGGATAGCAAGTCCGCTGCCAAGACCGGTACCACCAAATCCACGGCCGCCAAATCCACGGCTAGCAAAACTGCCGACAAGCCTGCCGCGAAAACCGCTGCCGGCAAGGCAACGAGTACCAGGGCGCGCAAGCCGGCGTGA
- a CDS encoding class I SAM-dependent methyltransferase → MSEQADVLEADRALKQKHRAMWASGDYPALASELLPELGAILVEACGITSRQRVLDVAAGSGNAAIPAAMMGAKVVASDLTPELFDAGRHQAADRGVELEWKEGDAEALPFGDEEFDTVMSCLGVMFAPHHQAAADQLLRVCKPGGTIGLLSWTPEGFIGKMFAALKPFAPPPPPGAQPAPLWGSEDHVRELLGNRVTDVKARKQSLAVRSFHQPEDFVRYFKSHYGPTISVYKFIGEDSDKVKELDRALTELAESFGDAHGDSPFQMEWEYLLFTAKKAKGNVG, encoded by the coding sequence ATGAGTGAACAGGCTGATGTTCTGGAGGCGGACCGGGCGCTCAAGCAAAAGCACCGTGCCATGTGGGCATCGGGGGACTATCCTGCGCTCGCGAGCGAGCTGCTCCCCGAGCTGGGGGCGATCCTCGTTGAAGCCTGCGGCATCACGTCGCGCCAGCGGGTCCTGGACGTGGCCGCCGGCTCAGGAAACGCAGCCATCCCCGCGGCGATGATGGGGGCGAAGGTGGTGGCCAGCGACCTCACCCCGGAGCTGTTCGACGCCGGCCGCCACCAGGCCGCCGACCGGGGCGTTGAGCTGGAATGGAAAGAGGGGGACGCCGAGGCCCTGCCGTTCGGCGACGAAGAGTTCGATACCGTGATGTCCTGCCTTGGTGTGATGTTCGCGCCGCACCACCAGGCGGCAGCGGACCAGCTCCTGCGCGTCTGCAAGCCGGGCGGCACCATCGGGCTGCTCAGCTGGACGCCGGAAGGGTTCATCGGCAAGATGTTCGCCGCCTTGAAGCCGTTCGCCCCGCCGCCGCCACCGGGTGCGCAACCCGCCCCCTTATGGGGCAGCGAGGACCACGTACGCGAACTGCTCGGTAACAGGGTCACCGACGTCAAGGCCCGCAAACAGTCTTTGGCCGTCCGGAGTTTCCACCAGCCGGAGGACTTCGTCCGCTACTTCAAATCCCACTACGGCCCCACCATCTCCGTCTACAAGTTCATTGGAGAGGATTCGGACAAGGTCAAGGAGCTGGACAGGGCGCTGACCGAACTTGCTGAATCCTTCGGCGATGCCCACGGTGATTCCCCGTTCCAGATGGAATGGGAATACCTGCTGTTCACGGCGAAGAAGGCCAAGGGCAATGTCGG